A window from Balearica regulorum gibbericeps isolate bBalReg1 chromosome 1, bBalReg1.pri, whole genome shotgun sequence encodes these proteins:
- the TMSB4X gene encoding thymosin beta-4 has translation MSDKPDMAEIEKFDKSKLKKTETQEKNPLPSKETIEQEKQAGES, from the exons ATGTCCGACAAACCAGACATGGCTGAGATCGAGAAATTTGACAAGTCCAAATTGAAGAAGACAGAGACGCAAGAGAAAAACCCGCTGCCTTCAAAAGAAA cAATTGAACAGGAGAAGCAAGCGGGTGAATCGTAA